The window gacccttcgtcaggactgatccttgtaaatctcctctgcaccctttctatggcttccacatccttcctgtagtgaggtgaccagaactgagcagagtactccaagtggggtctgaccagtgtcctatatagctgcaacattacatctcggctcctaaattcaatttcacgattgacgaaggccaatacaccgtatgctttcttaaccacagagtcaacctgcacagctgctttgagcatcctatggactcagaccccaaaatccctctgatcctccacactgccaagagctttaccattagtactatattctgccatcgtatttgacctaccaaaatgaaccacttcacacttatctgggttgaactccatctgccgcttctcagcccggttttgcatcctatcaatgtcccgctgtaatctctgacagccctccacactatccacaacaccctcaacctttgtgtcatcagcaaatttactaacccatccctccacttcctcatccaggtcatttataaaaatcacggtgGAGGGGTCCTGGAAcccttgctctttgtgattttatatagtccatggggaaaatgtacagagCAGTGCTGGACTGAATTCCAAAATCCGGAACGCCTTGAGCtttaatagcgttgtgctaaccactggtcatagtcatagtcatactttattgatcccgggggaaattggttttcgttacagttgcaccataaataataaatagtaataaaaccataaatagttaaatagtaatatgtaaattatgccagtaaattatgaaataagtccaggaccagcctattggctcagggtgtctgaccctccaagggaggagttgtaaagtttgatggccacaggcaggaatgacttcctatgacactctgtgttgcatctcggtggaatgagtctctggctgaatgtactcctgtgcccacccagtacattctgttgtggatgggagacattgaccaagatggcatgcaacttggacagcatcctcttttcagacaccaccgtgagagagtccagttacatccccacaacatcactgatatgaatgagtttgttgattctgttggtatctgctaccctcagcctgctgccccagctcacaacagcaaacatgatcgcactggccaccacagactcgtgtgACACCATACATACTACTGTGACCCCCGATGTTGTCCATCAGATTTTAAGTGTGAAGACATGGGTGTTCTTACCGTTGAACTCTTCGTGGATTTTCTTTTCCAGAAAGGAGCGATCTGTGTTTGAATGCAGCAGGCTTTAGAAGACCAAAAGGCAAGGCAGTAAAGCTAGACCAGGTCAGAGAGCTTAATGTACATCACACGCACCCaacagagagacagaaaaagcCGCAGGGAGACAGGAAAACAGTACACCATGGCTGAGAGTAAAAAAGAAAGGAACAGGATTTGGGAGGAGCCGAAAGACAGAAGGGCTCACACACAACAGACTGCTGTAAGTGAGAAGCAGTGGTGCGCTGCTGGCTGCACAggtgtgggagtttgggacaAAGTGATTGGGTGAGCTGATGGGGCATGGGCATGTGATTGGGTGAGCTGATGGGGCGCGGGCATGTGATTGGATGAGCGGAGGGGGCGGGGTATATAATTGAATGTGGTGACAGTAGGGGAATGACAGGGGTTATGGGGAAGCATAACTGGGTAAACCAGAAGGGGGTTGATTTATTGGGTATACCGGGTCACGGATGTTGGGTGGCTACTCGTACTGGGTCACGTGGGATGAATGATTGCGCTGACCAGGTCATGGGAGAATGAGTGATTGGACGTACTGGTTCAGGGCTGCTCAGGATGAGAGTCAGAGTGTACTTGGTCGTGGGCATGAGTGACAGGGCCTACTGGGTTGGGGGTTGGTTGTTGAGTGACTGGATCACAAGGGAAGAGATCTTGGGCCAACTAGCTCACGGGGGAAGAATAACTGACTGAATGGGCCAACTGGCCCATGGGGGACAAATGACCGAGcaattgggccaaatggcccacagGGGATGAGTGACTGACCAAGCGTACCAGGGCAGGGTTCGGTTGAACTGGTTGGATGAGAAGTTGTAAATATAACTGGTGTTGGCTGGTTGGGGGAAATGAATGGACTTTGGTGAGAGGTGTACACGTGATCCATTGGAAGAGTAGGTGTGTGTCAAGGTATGAGGTGCTGTTAGAGTTATTGGTTTAACATggaattaaaaaaataattgaagGAGAAAGAATATCTAAGGAGAGGGCAATTGGACAATCTGGATTACCGCTGGGAAAGTTCCTGCAAACTATTTTTGCTcagcacagaatgctggagaaactcagcaggttaggcagcatctatggctcatctgcctatcacttcccactGGGTTCCCTCcttcttttcctttctctttctacgctcctctcctgtcagattccttcctctcctgccctttacctttcctacccacttggcttcacctgtcaccttctagcttcccctccccctaccttttcctgatgaagagtcttggcccacaACATcaacattcatttccatagatgctgcctgacacgagttcctccatcattttgtgtgtgtgtgtgtgtgttgttttggattacGAGTAACTACAGAATCTTGTGTGATCAAGTATTTTTGTGTATTCTTTTGGCAGTGGGTATTCTTGGGCCAGCTTTTGCTGCCCTAGGGAGAGTGAATGGTAGCCACCTTCTTGAACGTCTTGTCTgtctgggggggaggggaggtgggagcTCCGTCAGTGATCTTGTGCAGGGAGTGCATGGGTTTGGACTCTTCCACAGCAAAGGAGCACTAAggtgactagagtgagggtaagACTGATCAggcagagaagagaaaatgtgcctggagtcggaggaggtagggAAGGTGTTTAATAAATACTTttattcagtattcaccagtaatAGGGACTCTAATGAATGTGAGGACAATGTTGAACAAGTTCATACACTGGAACATGTCAATGTTAAGAAAGGGGATTTGCTGGATCTAGAGGAAAAACACTAGGATAAGTAAGTCCTGGGGGCAGATGGGGTATACCTCCTGTTACTACAGAAAGTGAGGGAAGCGACTGGTGCACCTTTGGCGATCttctttgtgtcctcactggccacaggagtagtatcAGATGGTCGGAGGGTGGTAAATAGGATAACCCAAGGTTTATGAGCACTTAGAGAAGCAGAGTCTGATTGTAGTCAAAATGGCTTTGagagggcaggttgtgcctcacaAGGCTGACTGAGTActctgaggatgtgacaaaacaaattgattaaGGTAGAGTgatagatgtggtgtatatggattatATTAAGACATTAGACAAGGATCTTTATAGTAGGATCATTCAGAAGGACAGgaagcatgagatccagggaaactttgctgtgtggattcagaattggcttgcacacagaaggcagagagtggtcaATGGAGTGTATTGTGCTTGGAGAACTGTGACCAGTGGTGGTCCACAGGGGTCTGCTCTGGAACCCTTGTTGTTTGTGATTGTTTTTATATATAATGGAATTGAATGAGGAAggggatgggtgggttagtaagtttgcagatgaaacagaGGGTGGTAGTGTTCTAGATATTGTGAAAGGACATTGACTGGACGCAGggctgggcagagaagtggtagatggaattcaacccagaaagtttgaagtaattcacttttgaaggtcgaacttgaaggcagaagacAGGTGtaatgacaggattcttaacaacagaaaaacagagggttCTTGGAATTCATGTCAATAGatcactcaaagttgctgtgcaagttggaGTAGTtgaggtgtatggtgtgttggccttcattagttggggattgagttcaagggttCTGAAGTAACGATGCATATAACAGTTTTATGacacactggttagaccacacttgaagtattgtgttcagttctggttgtttTATTTTAAGAAATATGTGGGAGCTTTTgagagagtgcaggggagatttactagTATGCTTCCTGGATCAGAGAACATGTTGTTTGAGGACAGGTTGACTGAGCTAGGtttgtttggtttggaacaaaggaggataaGAGTGTACAAGATgctgagaggcatagattgaatggGCAGTCAGAGACTTCTTCTAAAGGCAGAAATTGACAATAAGAGGAGGCATAAGGTGTATGGTGTAAGCGGACTTTCGGAGATGGGTTTCTTAGacggagtggtgggtgcctggaacgcactgccagaggtggtggtggaaacAGGTGCAAATGCACCATTTAGGAAATATTTAGACTGGCAAAGAGCTTGGTCCTCCGCTGTACTGGTCCAATCCATGCATTGAGTGCATTTCAGCATCTTCCAGATTCATTCACGGCTCCTATCAGAAATCAAGGGCACCTGCTTCCCTCCAAGTTACATACCATGCTGATGTGGAAGAGTGTGACATAGACCAtataggccctctggcccatgttgctgtgctgaccttttacccactccaagatcagtcaaacccttccctcccacatattgcttcgcttttctaccatccatgtgcctgtctaagagtctcttaaatgttcctaatataTCTGTTTCTACCACAATAACATTAAAGACTGCTTACCATATTCGTATTTGACACTCTCTAGCTtaatgatatttattgtttagttGCTAAAGTCTTGATAACTCAGTTAATTGATGTTGGCTTCTGAGTTTGCTATTTGCTGTGATACCTTAACAATATTTTGCTCCATGAGCCTATCAACCTGTGCTAAATATACTAATGATTTGGCTTCTACAgccatctgttgcaatgaattccacagtgtcagcaccctgtggctaaagaaatcctttctaatctctgttctaaaggggcatccctctattctgaggttgtctgCTGATATCAGactcctttcaatatttaatagttttcaatgagattccccccctttattctaaactccagtgagtacagatccacaGCCATCAAATAATCCTAgtccattaaccctttcattcccaggataatttttgtgaaccttgtCTGTCTagaatgccagtacatcctttctcggatatagggcccaaaactgctctcagtactccagttgcagtctgaccaatgctttataaagcttcaggattacatttttgattttatattctgttcctctcaaaatgaatgctagtgttgcaattgccttccttaccactgactcaacttgcaagttaacctttaggcaatCCTGTATGAAGACCCCCAAAAACCTTGCAGCTCTGatctctgaattttctccccctttagaaaATACACCTttatctaccaaagtgcatgaccatacacttccctacactgtatttcacttttttgcccattctcttaatctctctaagtccttctgcagactccctcttCCACAACACTGCTTGCCCGtctatctatcttcatatcatctgcaaacttggcaacaaagccatcaatgccaTCATCGGGATCGTTGacacataatgtgaaaagaagtggtcctagcACTGACTCCTTCGAGCTATCAGCAGCGAACGAGGTAGGAGCTGTGGAGGGCATCTGtggagagtcctgatgaagggtctcggcccaaaacgtcggccgtttattcccctccatagatgctgtctgacctactgagctccttcagctttttgtgtgttgttggGTGAAACTCCAGGTTACCCGAGAAATTATTTCCACGTGTTTCAGGAGCAACCACGAGTTCCAGTTTATCACCCAACACCGAGTCAAACCCGCCTGGCAACACAGCTGACAGAGGATGAACAAATCCGAATAGCGCAGAGGCTTGGCCTAATCCAGCACCTTCCCAAGGGCAGCTTTGACAGAGGCAAGGAAGCCCAGAGCAAGAAGATCAAAGAGTGAGTATCCTGGTGGTTAAAAATTACTCAAACTGTTATCCCAGAGCATTCTAGGGGAGGACAAGGAGTGACTGTCCAGGTAACGACAGCTGGTGGTTAAATTACTCAGACCATGATCCCAGGGTTTATGTTGTTCTGTGGTTTCCAGGAATTTTAACTAACCAAATTATTGTCGACCATGGTATTACTGGGTTGTGATTGGTTCACTGGCAGGGGGTTACTTTTATTTAATACTTAATGACCTGTCACCAAACCTCTCCATTTTTCACCCCTCATGACCTaccatatttatatttatttacagatacagaaaaataacaggcccttctgaccaaCAGGCCTGCACTGTCTAAGCGCACCTTTGTGGCTAAGTAACCTATAACCCATGGAGGAAACCAAAATAGGTGGAGGATATTAAACCATGTAGTcggggggagaatgtacaagttccttacagatgatggtgggaattgaactttaGCTGCTGGCACTGTAATGTGTTAACCACTCTGTTACCTGAATTTAATTTGTTTCTGGGCTGCAGACATTTCTTGCTGCCTTTTGAGAAGCTGGTGAATCACTGTTGTCTTTATACTGCCTCATTGGGCCGTTAGGAGGAATGTCCGttgacaatgaaggaacggttTGTTTCCATGTCAGGATTGCTTGTGTCGACAGGTTCCCCTTCATCCTCCCTCATGAGATCATTCAgtctgtcaaagttcaaagtaaatttattatccaggtatgtatatgtcacgatatactaccttgagattcattttctttcaagcattcacagtatagtgaagaaatgcaatagaatttatgagaaaACATACATAAACACTGACAAGCAATCATTATGCAAAAacaggcaaactgtgcaaatacaggtCCTACAAACAATATTACATAAatagtaagtaaataatactgagaacgtgagtggtagagtccttaaaagtgtgtccatagattgtggaatcacttCAGAGTGATATTCCCACTCATCAGAGCAATTCCAAATTAACCCTTCCATCACTTATTTCCCTGTcacctgttctctctctcttctgcccATTAATACACCCACCCCCAGTTTTCCACACCCACCTTCAACAGGGGCAATGTGCACTAGCCAATTAGTCCAGCAATCACTGCCTCTCTGGGTGGTggcaggaaacccatgtagtcacatgAAGATCAtgcatacaaactctgcacagaGCAGCAACTCCCAGGTGACTGGACTGGTGATACATTAGCTGTGGAGACCAGTTGGGAATGACTGATTAATATTGCTGTTTTGTAGCAGCGTTTTCATCATGTGTGAGTGTGCAGGGAGCTTCCCAGGGTGCTGTGATGTAGTAGGTAGAAGATATTCTTACAGACATGGGTAGCTTATCCAGTCTCCTGTGCATTGATGCAGCAGGTAGTGTTGCTGCCCTTCAGTTCCAGTGCCTGATAAAAGTTGTTTCTCAGTCTTTGTGTTGTTGTTGTCTTTGTTTATGGTTTTTCgttaaattatattgtatttagagagtatagaacattacagtacaggcccttaggcccatgttgttatgccaactttttaacattgatatctcttctctcccccgcccccaatactttcctcctATCACCTTAAAAATTATGTTCCCTTGTAtttgccatttccatcctgggaaaaagatttcgGCTGTGCACTTATTATGCctctttatcatcttgtacacctctatcaagttacctctcatcctccactgctccaaagTTAAAAGCCCTAGGTTGCTCGTAAGaaatgctctctaatcctggtaaatcttctctaaaGATCCCACATCcttctgtaatgaggtgaccagaactgaacacaatattccaagtctgACCAGAGTTTATATTTGCAGCATTTCCCTGCGGCTCGAACTCATTTCCCCAACTAACAGACCATATGTTTTCTtatcaaccctatcaacttgtgtggcaggttatttttcctgtaaatgcctgcaataaaaaaaaataatcttGGGGTATATGGTAATAtaaacattgataataaatttacttgaacttttACCTGGTTTCAAATCCCACATCCGCTGCTTCAGTGTGGAGCTCTTTCTCCCTTGTGGGTTTATCCTGGATATTTTAGTTTCCTCCCTCATCCAAGCTctgtgtgggttggtaggttaattggctcctAGTACGTGGGTGAGAGGTAGAACCTGGGGGCAGttaatgagaatgtggggaggatAAAATGAAATCAGTGAACATGGTTATATTTTCTAAGGTATatcagatgggctgaatgacctgtttctgtgctgtttgccTTTGGAATGATAAATTCTGAATTGGCTTCTCTACATGTTTCAGGCTGTAGTCAGATATAAAACTAAACCCGGTCCAGCCTCGGCCGGACTGAACCTCAACAGCTTTAACCTATTCCCTGATGTGACCTGACTCAACCCTAAGGCTTTTACACTATACTGTGTCCAACAACTGACCTGAGTCACTGAACATTCACGCCTCGCAGTGTCACTTGCTGTCTCCGCAGTGAGTAGTTGTCATTGCCTGTTTGTGGTACTCACGCACACAGAAAACTGATGCCCACAGAAATACCTCCCAAGCTTGGGAAGGCAACCAACCAGCTGAGCACAGCATTTCCTGGTCCGGTTGGGGCTTCCGTGTACCTATCCTGATCCAGACCCATGCAGGCCTCCAATGAGCTCAGACTCTGAACTTggggttagaacatagaacgtaacAGCGAAGTCCAAGCACCGAAGAAGATATAAATAACTTGGAAACACAGGAGAGGTATAAGGGAAGGGGCCCAGGTGTCTATCTCTGCTGCTGTTGTTGTTCCAGGTCCCAGTGGGTTAATTCTCAAAGTACAAATGCCTGTAAATCCCTGTTTCACTAATGACCGTAACCTTGTATTCTAGGGATGCCGACCATCCTGCTGGTGGGCACAGGGTCTCCACATTTATTCTTGGCTCTTCTTCAGAGTTTTTCTCTTCTGCAGAATGAGGGCGATCCCTCTGGATAATTGAACTCTCCTCaattgggggggggtggtgtagtCGATCTTCAGTCTTCATTCTCCTCCCCACAGTGCCCAGAGCTATACACTCCATCCCACCAGCTGAGGTCTAATCGCTGCTTTCCAACTTTCTACCCTGTGCCTCTGCTTATAAAGCACATAATTTGGTTTGTTCCCTGTTTGTGTACACCAGCCatctgctctctgttgttccaTTTATATGCTAAAGTCACAGAGTATtatagcatggaaataggccctttggcccatctagtccatgccaaactgctgGTTAAATAATTTTGGTGTGCTGTTTGTCCTCCCAGGTGTGTGATCTGTATGATGGACTTTGTGTATGGCGACCCGATCCGGTTCCTGCCGTGTATGCACATCTACCACGTGGAATGCATCGATGAGTGGCTCATGAGGTCCTTCACTTGCCCGTCATGTATGGAGCCTGTGGATGCTGCCTTGCTGTCTTCCTACAAGACCAACTGACCTGACTTGCTAAACCTCACTGCACTTTGAATGCTGTGCCGCCAaaagaaaaggagaaaaaaaaagggctGGGGGGAGGGAGTAGAATGGGGGAAACATTGAACTCACTTGGAGCAGAGAATTCTCCTCTTGTCTCTCACCCACCTCCCCATCCCATGCCAAAAATCAACCATAGCTTTTGTTTATACCAGACAGTGCATCTGCCTAGTTGACAATGCTGCATTTTGGCCAAATGTGCTACTTAATACTGACCAGCAAAAAGGGAGGTGATTAAAACCATAGTGAAGGCTATGCTCGAACAGCTCAAAGGCGTTTGGTTTTTTAG of the Mobula birostris isolate sMobBir1 chromosome 32, sMobBir1.hap1, whole genome shotgun sequence genome contains:
- the LOC140191271 gene encoding RING finger protein 11-like, translating into MGNCFKSQTGDDVSLLNDSASYAGDGADGEAAGPGSRSGAALHRPPAASPPEQEQPRVPVYHPTPSQTRLATQLTEDEQIRIAQRLGLIQHLPKGSFDRGKEAQSKKIKECVICMMDFVYGDPIRFLPCMHIYHVECIDEWLMRSFTCPSCMEPVDAALLSSYKTN